From the genome of Vibrio navarrensis, one region includes:
- a CDS encoding SgrR family transcriptional regulator translates to MSSPRLRVQFETLFQHFDGKNSGVQLEDITEILFCTRRNARIVLNKLEEEGWIEWHPAAGRGKLSTLIFKRSKADVSENLARRYLEEGKIGQALEVLDSDAAKLTQVIQGYLGVSHREGEQVVRLPYYRPLSMLNPHLQMRRTEIHIARQIFSGLTKLDDNDLLQPDLAHTWEMLSKAHWRFYLRPGVRFHNGELLTTEMVIESLRELHHLNLFAHVQSVSSPSPWVVDIRLFKDDLYLPLALSESQAKILLPQRLRSEDYHIRPVGTGPYMVQSNDDKRLILRAFDGYFGFRPLLDQVEVWVIDESYSSMVYPSLSKPIMNASSRSDEVELDPGCTFLLLNKRSGVAKDPRWAEFLSAVLNGYQLFSHVPQDKVIELGLLQAYGIKPGWIDLYPNPNAQPPGELERISVAYQAKHPMFPVIAKTIKTILKRYRIEVDFVKYDCALEKPEEVDIWLKAMGIATNREDALAGWLLDYSNMESMSTDYDFQRWLALVESWRSGVLNDFPAREIGKQLVKSFQVIPMFHCWLGVNKDHSGALQNAKCNALGWFDFSQVWVKPDLQLENEN, encoded by the coding sequence ATGAGTAGCCCGCGTCTTAGAGTTCAATTCGAAACCCTTTTTCAGCACTTCGATGGCAAAAATAGCGGAGTGCAACTGGAAGACATCACCGAAATTCTCTTCTGTACCCGCCGAAATGCCCGCATTGTCCTTAACAAGCTGGAAGAAGAAGGTTGGATCGAATGGCATCCGGCGGCAGGGCGGGGTAAGCTCTCGACGCTGATCTTCAAGCGCAGCAAAGCCGACGTCAGTGAAAATCTCGCCAGACGGTATCTCGAAGAAGGGAAAATTGGTCAGGCGCTCGAAGTGCTCGACAGTGACGCGGCGAAGCTGACGCAAGTGATCCAAGGCTATCTTGGTGTCTCACATCGCGAAGGCGAGCAGGTGGTGCGTCTGCCTTATTATCGTCCGCTGTCGATGCTCAACCCGCACTTGCAAATGCGCCGCACCGAAATTCATATCGCTCGGCAAATTTTTAGTGGTTTAACCAAGCTAGACGACAACGATCTGCTGCAGCCAGATCTGGCCCATACGTGGGAAATGCTCTCAAAAGCGCATTGGCGATTCTATCTTCGTCCGGGAGTGCGCTTTCATAATGGTGAGCTGTTGACCACCGAAATGGTGATTGAAAGCCTGCGAGAGTTACATCACCTCAACCTTTTTGCCCATGTGCAATCGGTGAGCTCGCCCAGTCCTTGGGTAGTGGATATTCGGCTGTTTAAAGACGATCTGTACTTGCCGCTGGCCTTGAGTGAATCGCAGGCGAAAATTCTCTTGCCCCAGCGACTGCGCAGTGAAGACTATCATATTCGCCCAGTGGGTACGGGCCCATACATGGTGCAATCGAATGACGATAAGCGACTGATTTTAAGAGCTTTCGATGGCTATTTCGGCTTTCGTCCACTGCTCGACCAAGTGGAGGTGTGGGTGATCGATGAATCGTACTCCTCGATGGTCTATCCAAGTTTAAGTAAGCCGATCATGAACGCTTCGTCGCGCTCTGATGAGGTTGAACTCGATCCCGGTTGCACCTTTTTACTGCTCAATAAACGTAGCGGTGTGGCGAAAGATCCGCGCTGGGCGGAGTTTTTATCCGCCGTGCTCAATGGCTATCAACTGTTTAGTCATGTGCCTCAGGACAAAGTGATCGAACTTGGTTTGCTGCAAGCGTACGGCATCAAACCGGGTTGGATTGATCTTTATCCCAATCCAAACGCCCAGCCGCCGGGCGAGCTGGAACGTATTTCGGTCGCTTATCAAGCCAAGCACCCGATGTTTCCTGTGATCGCCAAAACGATTAAAACCATCTTAAAGCGTTATCGAATCGAGGTTGATTTTGTCAAATACGATTGCGCCTTAGAAAAACCTGAAGAGGTCGACATTTGGCTCAAAGCGATGGGCATTGCCACCAACCGGGAAGACGCGTTGGCAGGGTGGCTGCTTGATTACAGCAATATGGAATCCATGAGCACAGACTACGATTTCCAGCGTTGGCTGGCGCTGGTGGAGAGTTGGCGCAGTGGCGTGCTAAACGATTTTCCTGCCAGAGAGATTGGTAAACAGTTGGTGAAAAGTTTCCAAGTGATCCCAATGTTCCACTGCTGGCTTGGTGTCAACAAAGATCATAGTGGTGCGCTGCAAAACGCCAAATGCAATGCGCTAGGCTGGTTTGATTTTAGCCAAGTCTGGGTTAAGCCCGATCTGCAGCTTGAAAACGAAAATTGA
- a CDS encoding DUF3389 domain-containing protein, translated as MVVEFSQGKIIATLHEVVIKLACHSGITLQAQVDALQLIGRGANVIVANGAECKWSVKLDNENQLTEISAQIGVAIE; from the coding sequence ATGGTGGTTGAGTTTAGCCAAGGGAAGATCATTGCAACACTGCACGAAGTGGTGATCAAATTGGCTTGCCACTCCGGTATCACTCTACAAGCTCAGGTAGACGCGTTGCAGTTAATTGGCCGTGGTGCGAATGTGATTGTTGCCAATGGTGCGGAATGTAAATGGTCGGTAAAACTGGACAACGAAAACCAACTTACTGAAATTTCAGCGCAAATTGGCGTTGCTATCGAATAG
- a CDS encoding hotdog fold thioesterase: MSIWKKPIDLETLNATSKNTLIEHLQIRYTDFTDQTLTATMPVCSFTHQPLGMLHGGASVVLAETLGSLAANFSVGPGHYCVGLDINANHIRPMRSGLVIGTASPLHLGVSTQVWQINISDERERLVCTSRLTIAVKQHKERGV; this comes from the coding sequence ATGAGTATCTGGAAAAAACCGATTGATCTTGAAACCTTAAACGCGACCTCTAAGAACACCTTGATCGAGCACTTGCAAATTCGATATACCGATTTTACTGATCAAACGCTCACGGCGACGATGCCCGTGTGCAGCTTCACTCATCAGCCACTTGGCATGCTGCATGGCGGTGCGTCGGTGGTGTTGGCCGAAACCTTGGGGTCACTGGCGGCCAATTTCAGTGTCGGTCCGGGGCACTACTGTGTCGGCCTAGACATTAACGCCAACCACATAAGGCCGATGCGCAGTGGTTTGGTTATCGGTACCGCTTCACCGTTGCACTTAGGCGTTTCGACTCAAGTTTGGCAAATTAACATCAGCGATGAACGGGAAAGATTGGTGTGCACCAGCCGGTTAACGATTGCGGTCAAACAGCATAAAGAGCGGGGCGTATAG
- a CDS encoding M48 family metallopeptidase, with protein sequence MSTRLKAAALLAVAGLTACSSSPTGRNQLLMFSDAEMSTLGANSFEQMKKETPISQDKALNQYVQCVAKAITNTIPPQPSFKEWEVVVFDSEQVNAFALPGGKIGVYTGLLNVAVNQDQLATVIGHEVAHVLAEHSNERLSQSQIANASLQLANVAIGASEYKEYQKVTMAALGVGVQYGVILPYGRTQESEADLVGLEYMAKAGFDPNQSIELWKNMAKASGGKQPPELLSTHPSHNTRIKDLQTKISQLPKSSVAAPKCKA encoded by the coding sequence ATGTCGACACGATTAAAAGCCGCAGCCCTGCTCGCTGTCGCTGGCCTTACAGCTTGCAGCTCTTCCCCGACCGGGCGTAATCAGCTACTGATGTTTTCTGATGCGGAAATGTCTACCCTCGGGGCAAACTCTTTTGAGCAGATGAAAAAAGAGACGCCGATTAGCCAAGACAAAGCCCTCAACCAATATGTCCAGTGCGTGGCAAAAGCGATCACCAATACGATTCCGCCTCAGCCCAGTTTCAAAGAGTGGGAAGTGGTGGTGTTTGACAGTGAGCAAGTGAACGCGTTTGCTCTACCTGGCGGGAAAATCGGTGTTTATACCGGGCTACTCAATGTTGCGGTCAATCAAGATCAGTTAGCCACTGTGATTGGTCATGAAGTCGCCCACGTGTTGGCAGAGCACAGCAATGAACGTCTCTCACAAAGCCAGATAGCGAATGCCAGCTTGCAACTGGCAAACGTTGCCATCGGCGCATCGGAATACAAAGAATATCAGAAGGTGACGATGGCGGCGCTCGGCGTTGGCGTGCAGTACGGCGTGATTCTGCCTTATGGCCGCACCCAAGAATCGGAAGCAGATTTGGTCGGTTTAGAGTACATGGCCAAAGCAGGATTTGATCCAAACCAGAGCATTGAACTTTGGAAAAATATGGCCAAAGCGTCTGGGGGTAAACAACCACCAGAACTGCTTTCTACTCACCCTTCACACAACACGCGGATAAAAGATCTGCAAACCAAGATAAGCCAGCTACCCAAAAGCAGCGTGGCTGCACCAAAATGCAAAGCGTAA
- a CDS encoding site-2 protease family protein: protein MELLHIEFLGRPLRLEGSMAGWQQLFWDNALVSQIDATQGQDAAFHHQFVLMAGEAELRCEVKGELHWQPFEFHYHCLVNGETSAQGTRREKDIEQQTPLTPRQEPRKFSLIGLVSLGMKALKSAKLIKVALASMSLAAYSWLFSFQFALALIACLVIHEYGHVRAMKYFGMKTKGFYLIPFFGGMALSDEKINTRWQDVVISIMGPFFGLILSVLLTLIYWLTGEMFFAALAVFNALLNLFNLLPILPLDGGHVLKSITFSMNSWVGLAGGVLTAAAGVYLSYTFGLTLFGFLLVMGMLEIVLEWRGRHNSHLLPLTRNGQTISFTWYVVSVMSFVAIIWHFASTGDELMRLPLLILGS from the coding sequence TTGGAACTACTACATATTGAATTTCTTGGCCGTCCTTTACGTTTAGAAGGGTCAATGGCTGGGTGGCAGCAACTTTTTTGGGATAACGCGTTAGTGTCTCAAATCGATGCAACGCAAGGGCAAGATGCCGCTTTCCATCACCAGTTCGTGTTAATGGCAGGTGAAGCGGAGCTGCGCTGTGAAGTAAAGGGAGAGTTACATTGGCAGCCATTTGAGTTTCACTATCATTGTTTAGTCAATGGCGAGACAAGCGCTCAAGGTACTCGGAGAGAAAAGGACATCGAGCAGCAAACGCCGCTTACCCCAAGGCAAGAACCGCGTAAGTTCAGCCTGATCGGCTTGGTTTCGCTGGGAATGAAAGCGCTAAAGAGTGCCAAGCTGATTAAAGTAGCGTTAGCGTCGATGAGTTTGGCGGCGTACTCTTGGCTGTTCTCTTTTCAGTTTGCCTTAGCATTGATTGCCTGTTTGGTGATCCATGAGTACGGTCACGTACGAGCGATGAAATATTTCGGCATGAAAACCAAAGGGTTTTATTTGATCCCATTTTTTGGTGGTATGGCGCTCAGTGATGAGAAAATTAACACTCGCTGGCAGGATGTCGTTATCTCCATCATGGGGCCGTTCTTTGGCTTAATATTGAGTGTGCTGCTGACGTTGATCTATTGGTTGACCGGAGAGATGTTTTTTGCCGCTTTAGCCGTGTTTAACGCCTTGCTAAACCTGTTTAACTTGCTGCCAATTTTACCCTTGGATGGCGGACATGTGCTCAAGAGCATCACTTTTTCGATGAACAGCTGGGTCGGCTTGGCGGGGGGCGTACTGACGGCGGCGGCTGGCGTTTATCTTTCGTACACTTTCGGCTTAACCCTGTTTGGTTTTTTGTTGGTTATGGGGATGTTAGAGATAGTGCTTGAGTGGCGAGGCCGACATAACAGCCATCTTTTACCCTTAACACGCAATGGTCAGACAATTTCTTTTACTTGGTACGTTGTGTCGGTAATGAGCTTTGTCGCCATCATTTGGCATTTTGCGTCTACAGGCGATGAGTTGATGCGCCTGCCACTGCTGATTCTCGGCAGTTAA
- a CDS encoding porin, which translates to MNKKHCSLLAISVLFACHANSAGFQVAEHSASGLGRAFSGEGAVADNASVLARNPAAMTLFDVAQFSGAISIVDPEVNVYDKTSKEQSDDVAPLQVVPAAYYISPINEKWAWGIGLFTNYGVATDYPDDISAGDMAGDTALVSVGLNPNIAYRVNEALSVGAGVNFVYAHAELTRHKGSLAPLFGSNDKSENLIGMTGTTFGYGWNVGALYELGESTRFGFGYRSKVDLDFDDGEFSSYDSGIATSAKVDGRLQISLPAIMELSAYHQLNDQWAMHLGWQQTDWSTFTELKATSPDCKNGVCFYKPEKYEDNNRYSVGTTYVMDETWTFRVGFAFDEQAGKATLSIPDSDRTWYSAGLTYNMSKNMTLDAGFALVKSKSGPFEETNAAGQKFEFDAEGTAYISAIQMNYTFN; encoded by the coding sequence ATGAATAAGAAGCACTGCTCTCTGCTTGCAATCTCAGTATTGTTTGCGTGTCATGCTAATTCCGCCGGCTTCCAAGTTGCGGAGCATTCAGCATCAGGCCTTGGCAGAGCATTTTCCGGTGAAGGTGCCGTCGCCGACAATGCCTCTGTACTCGCTCGCAACCCAGCAGCGATGACTCTTTTCGACGTAGCGCAGTTTTCTGGCGCTATCTCTATCGTTGACCCTGAAGTCAACGTCTATGACAAAACCAGCAAAGAGCAGTCTGACGACGTGGCTCCGCTACAGGTTGTACCAGCGGCTTACTACATCAGCCCAATAAACGAAAAATGGGCATGGGGTATTGGCCTGTTTACTAACTATGGCGTGGCAACCGACTACCCCGACGATATTTCAGCAGGAGATATGGCGGGTGACACGGCACTGGTTTCTGTTGGTCTCAATCCCAATATCGCCTATCGCGTCAACGAAGCATTGAGCGTCGGTGCTGGGGTTAACTTCGTTTATGCCCACGCGGAGCTGACCCGCCATAAAGGTTCACTTGCTCCTCTATTTGGTTCTAATGATAAATCTGAAAACTTGATTGGTATGACTGGCACAACTTTTGGCTATGGCTGGAACGTTGGCGCGCTGTATGAACTCGGCGAAAGTACTCGTTTTGGTTTCGGTTACCGTTCTAAAGTCGATCTTGATTTCGATGATGGTGAATTTAGCAGCTACGATTCTGGCATTGCCACTTCAGCTAAAGTCGATGGCCGTTTGCAAATCAGTCTGCCAGCGATTATGGAACTCTCCGCTTATCATCAGCTAAACGATCAGTGGGCGATGCATTTAGGCTGGCAACAAACCGATTGGAGCACGTTTACCGAGCTCAAAGCAACCAGCCCAGATTGTAAAAATGGTGTGTGTTTCTACAAGCCGGAAAAATACGAAGACAACAACCGTTACTCTGTTGGTACTACCTATGTGATGGATGAAACTTGGACCTTCCGAGTGGGTTTTGCCTTCGACGAACAAGCGGGTAAAGCCACCTTGAGTATTCCTGATAGTGACCGTACATGGTACAGCGCAGGTCTGACTTACAACATGAGCAAAAACATGACGCTAGATGCGGGTTTTGCGTTAGTGAAAAGTAAATCAGGCCCATTTGAAGAGACCAACGCGGCGGGTCAAAAGTTTGAATTCGACGCAGAAGGTACCGCGTACATCAGCGCAATTCAAATGAACTACACCTTTAACTAA
- a CDS encoding VolA/Pla-1 family phospholipase has protein sequence MKHTFKLSLLCSAILLAGCGDNTESSGTTGKVTFEPNVQTLLGRDASVKFVLKGSSADVPLPSFLLFDTNDHTLNIPISAGKSSSLDNPEVAMGESDGWSTIMPFSINFNFADGVTLLNDTVVINGSPFSQNLNAGIRVAKVDVDLATGAMTNFTALTPGVDFLAVTTDLKSIKVLPLKGLDPASNYIYALTDSIKDSNNNPLGTSSSYASLKTSTAQSGLLAAPQKIIWNIEKTFEDNNQVTSKDEIVYSSWFTTASAGNVMQGTKAAIAASVNPAVKPAGVWKGTANPNNLSADELNSLYSIDADDAGADFGAAVTNDPLFKAAFGDDKANALKNSYEELTAAVPTLDSIQVFRGTVKLPYFLSDQVNGKEWKTQPWRSGMPSVFKILKTLSSGSNADKAAISQQLIDLGFTDLPAQLYSVQHQALLVGAKLTLADGTQLDADRIMTRYSAVPQIRAVKEVPFIIFVPKGTGTDDVPLLQYQHGITNLKESAYALALSHISTAIKTGKTPYALIAIDQPLHGQRALSDGTVTTPSTPTVFMNLEYLPVARDNIRQGAIDGLGLRYALNYVDPAEVAFQTVDQANVSLIGHSIGGITGISSYAVANTSVNPAIDSKFSYKTATLANPGGGIAPFLLESESFSPIIKHSITATAVPSYLNYYANTCPTKDDPGACFNSFYSDADAETKSTIDNTLTSFTYAAQTVLDSVDPFNIASQVSGSLLGIQANGDATIPNKVSNIPTAGTEPLFKKLGLVNTATDATGTRVASYFDESSNATHSTVVAPGSGEELAHGEMSSQIVQFTRTEGNGDGSLTVNAGLLDASK, from the coding sequence ATGAAACACACATTTAAGCTATCGCTGCTATGTTCAGCAATCCTGCTCGCTGGTTGTGGCGATAACACTGAAAGCTCAGGAACTACAGGAAAGGTTACTTTTGAACCAAACGTACAAACACTTCTGGGGCGTGACGCTTCAGTCAAATTCGTTCTAAAGGGTTCTTCAGCAGATGTGCCTTTGCCTTCCTTTTTACTTTTTGACACTAATGATCACACTTTAAACATACCTATAAGTGCTGGCAAATCTAGCAGCTTAGATAACCCCGAAGTCGCGATGGGTGAATCGGATGGTTGGAGTACCATCATGCCATTCAGCATCAACTTCAACTTCGCTGATGGTGTGACGTTACTGAACGATACCGTTGTGATCAATGGCTCGCCATTTAGCCAAAATCTCAATGCGGGCATTCGAGTTGCAAAGGTTGATGTTGACCTAGCGACTGGAGCAATGACTAACTTTACTGCACTAACTCCTGGTGTTGATTTTCTTGCCGTCACTACCGATTTGAAGAGCATTAAAGTCCTTCCTCTCAAAGGTCTAGATCCTGCTTCAAACTACATCTATGCACTTACAGATTCGATCAAAGATAGCAACAACAACCCGTTAGGTACATCCAGTTCATATGCAAGCTTGAAAACTTCAACAGCTCAATCTGGATTATTGGCGGCACCACAAAAAATTATCTGGAACATTGAAAAAACCTTCGAAGATAACAATCAAGTCACCAGCAAAGATGAAATTGTTTACTCTTCTTGGTTTACGACTGCATCAGCGGGCAATGTAATGCAAGGAACAAAAGCAGCGATTGCCGCCTCAGTGAATCCTGCTGTTAAGCCTGCTGGTGTTTGGAAAGGAACCGCGAACCCAAACAACCTCTCAGCTGACGAGCTCAACTCGCTTTACAGCATTGACGCAGACGATGCTGGTGCCGATTTCGGCGCAGCAGTCACCAATGACCCACTTTTCAAAGCGGCATTTGGTGATGACAAGGCCAACGCACTAAAGAATAGTTACGAGGAGTTAACAGCTGCCGTACCGACACTAGATTCCATTCAAGTTTTTCGTGGTACGGTCAAACTGCCCTACTTCTTGAGTGATCAAGTCAATGGTAAAGAGTGGAAAACACAACCTTGGCGCAGTGGTATGCCAAGTGTGTTTAAGATCCTAAAGACCTTGAGTTCAGGCTCTAACGCTGATAAAGCAGCGATTAGCCAGCAGTTAATCGATTTAGGTTTTACGGATCTGCCAGCTCAGCTCTACTCTGTTCAGCATCAAGCACTTCTTGTTGGTGCGAAACTGACATTGGCCGATGGCACTCAACTGGATGCTGATCGAATTATGACCAGATACAGCGCAGTTCCACAAATTCGTGCAGTGAAAGAGGTTCCTTTCATTATTTTTGTTCCTAAGGGAACGGGCACGGACGACGTACCGTTACTGCAATATCAGCACGGAATTACTAATCTTAAAGAAAGCGCTTATGCTTTGGCATTAAGTCATATCAGTACCGCTATTAAAACGGGTAAAACACCTTATGCGTTAATTGCTATTGATCAACCATTGCATGGACAACGTGCCTTGTCTGATGGCACCGTAACAACGCCAAGTACGCCTACGGTCTTTATGAATCTTGAATACTTGCCAGTGGCAAGAGACAACATTCGCCAAGGTGCTATTGACGGATTAGGGCTACGTTACGCATTAAACTACGTAGATCCAGCGGAAGTGGCTTTCCAAACAGTAGACCAAGCCAATGTTTCTCTTATTGGCCACTCTATCGGCGGCATTACTGGTATTAGTAGCTATGCTGTTGCTAATACATCAGTTAATCCAGCGATTGATTCAAAGTTTAGTTACAAGACAGCAACATTAGCCAATCCGGGTGGCGGTATTGCACCGTTCTTGCTTGAATCAGAGTCATTCTCGCCAATCATCAAGCACAGTATCACGGCTACGGCAGTACCAAGTTACTTAAATTACTACGCGAATACATGTCCGACCAAAGATGACCCAGGCGCTTGTTTCAATAGCTTCTATAGTGATGCAGATGCCGAAACGAAAAGTACCATCGATAATACTTTGACCTCATTCACTTACGCCGCCCAGACCGTGTTAGATAGCGTTGACCCATTCAATATCGCCTCTCAAGTAAGCGGATCTCTGTTGGGTATTCAAGCTAATGGTGATGCAACTATTCCTAATAAAGTGTCGAACATTCCGACAGCGGGTACAGAGCCACTGTTTAAGAAACTCGGATTAGTGAATACGGCTACTGATGCCACTGGTACACGTGTCGCTTCGTACTTTGATGAGTCATCCAATGCAACCCACTCTACGGTAGTTGCTCCAGGATCGGGGGAAGAACTCGCTCATGGTGAAATGAGCTCTCAGATTGTTCAGTTCACACGCACCGAAGGAAACGGTGACGGTTCGTTAACTGTTAACGCAGGTTTGCTAGACGCGAGCAAGTAA
- a CDS encoding PhnA domain-containing protein: MSIEATLLDRCQSKCELCSSDSSLSAYPVPPHTHVTVDTAIMVCDKCLSEIDEPKDINHWRCLSDSMWSQVPAVQVTAWRQLTRLNTETWAQDALDMMYMEEEQKTWAMKGMSADDKTVDCNGAELKKGDDVTVIKDLPIKGSNQVIKQGTVIRGISLSDDPKLISGKVNGGQSMYVIAEYCRKK; the protein is encoded by the coding sequence ATGTCTATCGAAGCAACTCTGCTGGATCGTTGCCAGTCTAAATGTGAATTGTGTTCTTCTGATTCTTCGCTATCGGCCTACCCGGTACCACCGCACACTCACGTGACTGTGGATACTGCGATTATGGTCTGTGACAAGTGTTTGAGCGAAATCGATGAGCCAAAAGACATTAACCACTGGCGTTGCCTAAGCGACAGCATGTGGAGCCAAGTGCCAGCCGTTCAAGTGACAGCATGGCGCCAACTGACTCGCCTCAACACCGAAACTTGGGCTCAAGATGCACTCGACATGATGTACATGGAAGAAGAGCAAAAAACTTGGGCGATGAAAGGCATGTCAGCAGATGACAAAACCGTTGACTGCAATGGCGCTGAGCTAAAGAAAGGTGACGATGTTACTGTTATCAAAGATCTGCCAATTAAAGGCTCCAACCAAGTGATCAAACAAGGCACTGTGATTCGTGGCATCAGCCTGAGCGATGACCCTAAACTGATCTCTGGTAAAGTGAATGGTGGTCAGTCAATGTACGTGATCGCAGAATACTGCCGTAAGAAATAA
- a CDS encoding DMT family transporter, translating to MSAKLESWLPVGVRYMLLSALGFALMSASVKYVSVHGIPLFEIVAARALVSLILSYADVKRKRISIWGNNKALLFARGTVGTVALMCVYYSVTTLPLAEATILQYVHPVFTALLAVLFLQERVQISTLACIGLCLLGLFCMVYPTLGQHAANELPMFSVAIALLGAFGSSIAYVIVRKLSRTEDSSVIIFYFPLVALPTASLLIGDDFVLPDLWLVFALVLVGIFTQIGQFGLTKAMQTQTAGKASAYSYVQIVFSALLGVWLFNEIPSFWTFLGGALIVLGALINVFGAKLGGFWQKAR from the coding sequence ATGTCTGCAAAACTCGAATCCTGGCTGCCTGTTGGCGTGCGTTATATGCTTTTGTCTGCGTTGGGCTTTGCGCTGATGTCAGCCAGTGTGAAATACGTCAGCGTGCATGGTATTCCGCTGTTTGAGATTGTCGCCGCGCGTGCGTTGGTGTCTCTTATCCTCAGTTACGCGGATGTAAAAAGAAAACGCATCTCGATTTGGGGCAACAATAAAGCACTGCTATTCGCCCGTGGCACGGTTGGTACCGTTGCACTGATGTGCGTTTACTACTCAGTGACCACCTTGCCCTTGGCTGAAGCTACTATTTTGCAATACGTCCACCCGGTGTTTACAGCGCTTTTGGCCGTCCTCTTTTTGCAAGAGCGGGTTCAGATATCCACTCTGGCCTGCATTGGGCTGTGCTTACTCGGCCTTTTTTGCATGGTCTACCCAACACTTGGTCAGCATGCGGCAAACGAGTTGCCGATGTTCAGTGTTGCTATCGCCTTGCTTGGTGCATTCGGTAGCTCAATAGCGTATGTGATAGTGAGAAAGTTAAGCCGCACCGAAGACAGCTCAGTGATCATTTTTTACTTTCCCTTGGTCGCACTGCCGACAGCGTCGCTTTTAATTGGTGATGACTTTGTTCTTCCGGATCTCTGGTTGGTTTTTGCCTTGGTTTTAGTCGGTATCTTTACTCAAATTGGCCAGTTTGGTTTAACCAAGGCAATGCAAACGCAAACCGCTGGGAAAGCGTCTGCCTATTCTTACGTGCAAATCGTCTTTTCTGCGTTGTTAGGGGTATGGTTATTTAACGAAATCCCTTCTTTTTGGACTTTCCTCGGCGGGGCATTGATTGTGCTTGGTGCGTTGATTAATGTTTTTGGCGCTAAATTGGGTGGATTTTGGCAAAAAGCTCGGTAA
- a CDS encoding TerC/Alx family metal homeostasis membrane protein produces MSPIVSTSLLAESTPFFTSSAAMYGSFALLTLVLVSLDIWQTRGGSISMRRALGWSLMWFLLAFAFAATIFLCWDSYVPNSPYSHQEATMAFITGYLLEKSLSVDNLFVFAIVFAQYQVPESLRPRALLWGVIGALILRAIMIAVGAQLLAQYHWILYLFAAFLIWTGIQLAREKDEQTSLNPLPERLLRRYCKVSDTFHGQSLIVKRAGQWFATPMLIVITVIAVMDVMFALDSIPAIFSVTQEPFLVLAANVFALLGLRSLYFVLQAMMDKFVYLKPALSIIMVFIGVKMLLVGSVYEIPTLWSLSFLLFVMTSAIVASLKANQNRAKQALISLNITNQNSER; encoded by the coding sequence ATGTCCCCGATTGTATCTACTTCGCTATTGGCTGAATCTACGCCGTTTTTTACCAGCAGCGCTGCGATGTACGGCAGCTTCGCATTGCTCACCCTTGTTTTAGTCTCTCTTGATATTTGGCAAACTCGCGGCGGTTCTATTTCGATGCGCCGCGCACTGGGCTGGAGCTTAATGTGGTTTCTCTTGGCGTTTGCTTTTGCCGCGACCATTTTTCTTTGCTGGGACAGTTACGTTCCCAACAGCCCGTATAGTCACCAAGAAGCGACGATGGCTTTCATAACGGGTTATCTATTAGAAAAATCGCTAAGTGTCGATAATCTATTTGTTTTTGCCATTGTTTTTGCACAGTACCAAGTGCCAGAGTCGCTGCGTCCACGTGCTTTGCTCTGGGGCGTGATCGGCGCTTTAATACTACGAGCCATCATGATTGCTGTCGGCGCGCAGCTTCTTGCACAGTACCATTGGATTTTGTATCTGTTTGCGGCATTTTTGATTTGGACAGGCATTCAACTGGCTCGGGAGAAAGATGAACAAACGTCGCTCAACCCGTTGCCAGAACGTTTGCTCCGACGCTATTGCAAAGTGAGCGACACTTTTCATGGGCAATCGCTGATCGTGAAACGCGCAGGGCAGTGGTTTGCCACGCCGATGCTGATTGTCATCACTGTGATTGCCGTGATGGATGTGATGTTCGCTTTGGACTCTATTCCGGCTATTTTTTCCGTCACTCAAGAGCCGTTTCTCGTTCTTGCGGCGAATGTGTTTGCTCTGCTGGGGCTACGCTCACTCTATTTTGTACTGCAAGCCATGATGGATAAGTTCGTTTACCTAAAACCCGCTTTGTCGATCATCATGGTGTTTATAGGGGTGAAAATGCTGCTGGTTGGTTCTGTGTATGAGATCCCAACATTGTGGTCTCTGAGTTTTCTGCTGTTTGTTATGACATCAGCCATTGTGGCTTCTCTCAAGGCAAATCAAAATAGGGCTAAGCAAGCGCTTATTAGCCTTAATATAACTAATCAAAATAGTGAGAGGTGA